Proteins co-encoded in one Schistocerca cancellata isolate TAMUIC-IGC-003103 chromosome 5, iqSchCanc2.1, whole genome shotgun sequence genomic window:
- the LOC126188072 gene encoding uncharacterized protein LOC126188072 translates to MREKDIQKFCIYFRMTTQRYDELLSMIAPHITKQTTKFRIPVTPEEQLAMTLRYFAHGDTQQMIALSYHAGRSTACRIIRKTCQTLWNVLQPKFLPKPTMDDWLSIAYDFHTKWQFPNCVGAIDGKHVVMQCPANSGSEYFNYKWTHSVVLMAACDDNYKFTWVDIGAAGRDSDGGIFGCTEFGNRLMKLTLNLPPPSVLPGTDVVLPHVFVADEAFPLTPNIMRPYAGRSKDALSPCETIFNYRLCRARRLIENTFGILTTKW, encoded by the exons ATGAGGGAAAAGGACATACAGAAGTTCTGTATATATTTTCGAATGACAACGCAGAG ATATGATGAATTATTGTCAATGATTGCTCCGCACATCACGAAACAGACGACAAAATTTAGAATACCAGTCACTCCAGAGGAACAACTTGCCATGACACTCAG atattTCGCTCATGGAGACACACAGCAAATGATTGCATTGAGTTACCATGCTGGACGATCAACTGCATGCAGGATTATTCGTAAGACCTGCCAAACACTATGGAATGTCCTGCAGCCTAAGTTTCTTCCAAAACCAACAATGGACGATTGGTTAAGCATTGCTTACGATTTTCATACAAAGTGGCAGTTCCCAAACTGTGTAGGGGCTATCGACGGCAAACATGTCGTAATGCAGTGCCCCGCAAATTCTGGATCAGAATACTTCAATTATAAATGGACCCACAGTGTGGTGTTAATGGCGGCATGTGATGACAATTACAAGTTTACGTGGGTGGACATTGGAGCTGCAGGAAGAGACAGTGATGGGGGCATTTTTGGTTGCACAGAATTTGGAAATCGCCTCATGAAGCTAACATTAAACTTGCCTCCGCCATCTGTGCTGCCTGGTACTGACGTCGTCCTGCCACATGTATTTGTTGCAGACGAAGCTTTCCCTCTGACACCAAACATCATGCGACCATATGCAGGCCGATCGAAGGACGCCCTATCACCTTGTGAGACAATTTTTAATTACCGTCTGTGCCGGGCACGCAGGTTAATTGAAAATACGTTCGGCATTTTGACAACGAAATGGTGA